One genomic segment of Clostridium saccharoperbutylacetonicum N1-4(HMT) includes these proteins:
- a CDS encoding GNAT family N-acetyltransferase has product MVVFEKCEFDEIKDKLCGYYRENDILIESFFEEHVISSDFFHIVLDEEKIGYCGIYNKKLLTSFGLDNKYNYLAQDIFTKAKYLEQVSEALVPTGDEFLLSLCLDDFDSLHKQAYFTRDLDLNNENNCAINLRLAIPLDAQSIEKYSEDFFDDINKYINNKFIYIAEKDNELVGFGIIEPGIIRNDLQSIGMYVREEYRRRGIGTCILNELKKIVKVRNKKAISGCWYHNYNSLRTQFKSGNYCWTRLLKVKF; this is encoded by the coding sequence ATGGTTGTATTTGAAAAATGTGAATTTGATGAAATAAAAGATAAGTTATGCGGGTATTATAGGGAAAATGACATATTAATAGAATCCTTTTTTGAGGAACATGTTATTTCCTCTGATTTTTTTCATATAGTATTGGATGAAGAAAAAATAGGATATTGTGGTATTTATAATAAAAAATTGCTAACATCATTTGGTTTAGATAATAAGTATAATTATTTGGCTCAAGATATATTTACAAAAGCAAAATACTTAGAACAAGTATCTGAAGCATTGGTACCTACTGGAGATGAATTTTTGTTGAGTCTATGTTTAGATGATTTTGATAGTTTGCACAAACAAGCATATTTTACTAGAGATTTAGATTTAAATAATGAAAATAATTGTGCTATAAATTTGAGGTTAGCAATACCTTTAGATGCACAAAGTATAGAAAAATATAGTGAAGATTTTTTTGATGATATAAATAAATATATTAATAACAAATTTATTTACATAGCAGAAAAGGATAATGAATTAGTGGGATTTGGCATAATTGAACCTGGTATAATAAGAAATGATTTGCAGAGCATTGGAATGTATGTTAGAGAAGAGTACAGAAGACGAGGAATTGGCACTTGTATATTAAATGAATTGAAGAAAATTGTTAAAGTAAGAAATAAGAAAGCTATTTCTGGTTGTTGGTATCATAATTATAATTCGTTAAGAACTCAATTTAAATCAGGAAATTACTGCTGGACAAGATTACTTAAGGTAAAATTTTAG
- a CDS encoding S-ribosylhomocysteine lyase has protein sequence MEKIASFTINHLDLLPGVYVSRQDKFGDTVLTTFDIRMTRPNFEPVMNTAEMHAIEHLAATFLRNHNEYADKTVYFGPMGCRTGFYLILHGDYKSKDIVPLLTELYKFIAEFEGDIPGASARDCGNYLDMNLPMAKYLANKFLKEILLNIKEENLNYPA, from the coding sequence ATGGAAAAGATAGCAAGTTTCACAATTAATCATTTGGATTTACTTCCAGGTGTATATGTTTCAAGACAAGATAAGTTTGGAGATACAGTTCTTACAACTTTTGATATAAGAATGACAAGACCAAATTTCGAACCAGTTATGAATACTGCAGAAATGCACGCTATTGAGCATCTAGCTGCCACATTTTTAAGAAATCATAACGAATATGCTGACAAAACGGTTTATTTTGGTCCAATGGGATGCAGAACTGGTTTTTATCTAATTTTGCATGGTGATTACAAATCAAAAGATATAGTTCCATTACTTACTGAGCTTTATAAATTTATAGCGGAGTTTGAAGGTGATATTCCTGGGGCTTCTGCAAGAGACTGTGGTAATTACTTAGACATGAATCTTCCAATGGCTAAATATTTAGCAAATAAATTTCTTAAGGAAATTTTATTAAATATAAAAGAAGAAAATTTAAATTATCCAGCTTAA
- a CDS encoding acyl-CoA dehydratase activase, with product MIGYTCKYTPIEIFTSLGVEIKRIEPNVTSYDKAETMMHTNLCSYVKGVLEDAILNDYEGIILTSCCDSTRRLYDTLKENFPDKFIYILDLPRKVNEDSIKIYESVVTEMIRAYEEFSHKSFDEKKLKEVCDSIKSDNIKPSKGLNIGLMGARCNDGIVEMIEKYNANILFNISCTGDDRKYNLRNDNIYSDYIRDLLSKLPCLHMADISERNDFLKKQIKNLDGIIYHTVKFCDIYSYEYADIKGNYDIPVLKVETDYTKQCEGQIKTRVEAFVESLNANKEKGDNNMDNNDSLLNKAFEESSAVTKYVMGIDSGSTSTNAVILKNNREIVAYTIVRTGAKSSESAKRALEEVLEKARLTREDLSLIVSTGYGRVSITFADKEVTEISCHGKGAHYLNSNIRTIIDIGGQDSKVIKLNDKGEVIDFVMNDKCAAGTGRFLEMMARTLEIDIKDMGPESLKWKEDIKISSMCSVFAESEVISLIAQNKEKADIIHALNQSISSRTNALLGRVGKESGFMMTGGVAQNIGVVKAIEEKVGEKLFISDEPEIVGALGAAIFGLEDLKL from the coding sequence ATGATTGGATATACCTGTAAATATACACCTATAGAAATATTTACTAGCTTAGGTGTGGAAATTAAGAGAATTGAGCCAAATGTGACAAGCTATGATAAAGCTGAAACTATGATGCACACAAATTTATGTTCATATGTTAAAGGTGTATTAGAGGATGCTATTTTAAATGACTATGAAGGTATAATATTAACAAGCTGTTGTGATAGTACAAGAAGACTTTATGATACTTTAAAGGAAAATTTTCCAGATAAATTCATATATATATTAGACTTACCAAGAAAGGTTAATGAAGATTCTATAAAAATATACGAATCAGTTGTTACTGAAATGATAAGAGCTTATGAAGAATTTAGCCATAAGAGCTTTGATGAGAAAAAACTTAAAGAAGTCTGCGATTCTATAAAGAGTGATAATATTAAACCATCCAAGGGATTAAATATTGGATTAATGGGTGCAAGATGCAATGATGGAATTGTTGAGATGATTGAAAAGTATAATGCTAATATTTTGTTTAATATTTCATGTACTGGAGATGATAGGAAGTACAATTTAAGAAATGATAACATATATAGTGATTATATAAGGGATTTATTAAGTAAATTGCCATGTTTACATATGGCAGATATTAGTGAGAGAAATGATTTTCTTAAAAAGCAAATAAAAAATTTAGATGGAATAATTTATCATACTGTTAAGTTTTGTGACATTTACTCATATGAATATGCTGACATTAAAGGGAATTATGATATTCCAGTATTAAAGGTGGAAACAGATTATACCAAACAATGTGAAGGACAAATAAAAACAAGAGTAGAAGCTTTTGTTGAATCATTAAATGCTAATAAAGAAAAAGGTGATAACAATATGGATAATAACGATAGCTTGTTAAATAAAGCATTTGAAGAAAGTTCTGCAGTAACAAAATACGTGATGGGAATTGATAGTGGTTCAACTTCTACTAATGCTGTTATTCTTAAGAACAATAGAGAAATTGTTGCATATACGATTGTTAGAACAGGAGCAAAAAGCAGTGAAAGTGCTAAAAGGGCCCTGGAAGAAGTATTGGAAAAGGCTAGATTAACCAGAGAAGATCTTTCATTAATTGTATCTACTGGTTACGGAAGGGTAAGTATAACCTTTGCTGACAAAGAAGTAACAGAAATAAGTTGTCATGGAAAAGGAGCACATTATTTGAATTCCAATATTAGAACAATTATAGATATTGGTGGACAAGATAGTAAAGTTATTAAGTTAAATGATAAGGGTGAAGTTATTGATTTTGTAATGAATGATAAATGTGCTGCTGGAACAGGAAGATTTTTGGAAATGATGGCTAGAACTCTGGAAATTGATATAAAGGATATGGGGCCAGAATCTTTAAAATGGAAAGAGGATATAAAAATAAGTAGCATGTGTTCAGTTTTTGCTGAATCTGAAGTAATTTCACTTATTGCTCAAAATAAAGAAAAAGCAGATATTATTCATGCATTAAATCAATCAATATCAAGTAGAACTAATGCTCTTCTTGGAAGAGTTGGAAAAGAAAGTGGATTTATGATGACTGGTGGAGTGGCACAAAACATAGGGGTAGTAAAAGCAATAGAAGAAAAAGTTGGAGAAAAATTATTCATTTCAGATGAACCAGAAATAGTTGGAGCACTAGGAGCAGCTATATTTGGACTTGAGGACTTGAAGTTATAG
- a CDS encoding ComEC/Rec2 family competence protein: MQKSKRIISILLTCVLFIFMISCSKNENMQTEKTDINTMIETKTIGNMVKIHYIDVGQGDSEFIQVEDKNILIDAGTSDRKALDYLKSLGVKKLDYVVATHPHEDHIGSMDDVIKAFDIGKFYSPKVTTTTKTFENLINALKEKNLKLTVPKVSDELTIGNATLTFLAPNNNQYENLNNYSIVCKLKYGNTSFIFMGDAEEVSEGEILQKQLDIKADVIKVGHHGSRSSSTKAFLEKVNPKYAVISCEKGNDYGHPHKVTIDKLNAKNINVFRTDLEGTIIATSDGNEITFNTKPVDKIADIPGNPKKN, from the coding sequence TTGCAGAAAAGTAAAAGGATTATAAGCATATTACTAACTTGTGTATTATTTATATTTATGATTTCGTGTAGTAAAAATGAGAACATGCAAACAGAAAAAACTGATATAAATACAATGATTGAAACAAAAACAATTGGGAATATGGTGAAAATTCATTATATTGATGTAGGCCAAGGGGATAGTGAATTTATTCAAGTTGAAGATAAAAATATATTAATTGATGCAGGAACTAGTGATAGAAAAGCGTTAGATTATTTAAAGTCACTTGGCGTTAAAAAATTAGATTATGTAGTTGCAACACATCCTCATGAGGATCACATTGGAAGCATGGATGATGTAATTAAAGCCTTTGATATCGGAAAATTTTATTCACCAAAAGTTACTACAACTACAAAAACATTTGAAAACTTGATAAATGCATTAAAAGAAAAAAATCTAAAATTAACTGTACCAAAAGTTAGTGATGAATTGACTATAGGAAATGCTACTCTAACATTTTTAGCTCCTAATAATAATCAATATGAAAATTTAAATAACTATTCTATTGTATGTAAATTGAAATATGGGAATACAAGTTTCATTTTTATGGGAGATGCTGAAGAAGTAAGTGAAGGTGAGATATTGCAAAAGCAGTTAGATATAAAAGCTGATGTAATTAAAGTGGGACATCATGGAAGTCGTTCATCATCAACAAAAGCTTTTCTTGAAAAAGTAAATCCTAAATATGCAGTTATTAGCTGTGAAAAAGGAAATGATTATGGTCATCCCCATAAGGTTACTATAGATAAACTTAATGCTAAAAACATTAATGTATTTAGAACTGATTTAGAAGGAACTATAATTGCTACAAGTGATGGCAATGAAATAACATTTAATACAAAACCAGTAGATAAAATAGCAGATATCCCCGGAAATCCTAAGAAAAATTAA
- a CDS encoding 2-hydroxyacyl-CoA dehydratase family protein yields the protein MDLVKKYEELTKKQAEVNPKNAYKMIKLGLFLEKQIVKFSSQEVPKAYKELNLIAINSILKGLREPENSAWVNIFTPVEILQCFNINPISLECMSCFMSGFECEDFVNEYAENIGVAETLCSYHKGFIGTVESGILPEPKFAFTTSTCCDGNVNTIRYLGEKHSIDSYVLDIPYEYSIENEEYVVTQLKHMIAMLEEKCNKKFDIEKLSEILQRENESKESFKEFLKYQKTKYYPSSLTLHMYMLFASHVGIGTKEIYDFYKLLAQDIQSYPDSEGLKVFWVHLLPYYQETMKEYFNFNPKYQIQSYDTNFDYMEELDIEHPLEALAKKLILNIYNGSFERKIEAIKNAVDELDSQAVINFCHWGCKQSAGGVMQLKQAMKEKNIPMLILDGDCMDRRNCHDGQLKTRLEAFLEILKNTEVQK from the coding sequence ATGGACTTAGTAAAAAAATATGAAGAATTAACTAAGAAACAAGCAGAAGTAAATCCTAAAAATGCATATAAAATGATAAAGCTAGGACTTTTTTTAGAAAAACAAATAGTAAAGTTTTCATCTCAAGAAGTCCCAAAAGCTTATAAAGAATTGAATTTAATTGCAATCAACTCAATCTTAAAAGGCTTGAGAGAGCCAGAGAATTCTGCATGGGTTAATATTTTTACTCCTGTAGAAATATTACAATGTTTTAATATCAATCCAATATCTTTAGAGTGTATGTCTTGCTTTATGTCAGGCTTTGAATGTGAAGATTTTGTCAATGAATATGCTGAAAATATAGGAGTGGCAGAGACATTGTGTTCTTATCATAAAGGGTTTATAGGAACTGTTGAAAGTGGGATTTTGCCAGAACCTAAATTTGCATTTACAACTTCAACTTGTTGTGATGGAAATGTAAACACAATACGTTATCTTGGAGAGAAACATAGTATAGATTCATACGTTTTAGATATTCCATATGAATATTCTATAGAAAATGAAGAATATGTAGTTACTCAATTGAAACATATGATTGCTATGCTTGAAGAAAAGTGCAATAAGAAATTTGATATAGAAAAATTATCGGAAATATTACAAAGAGAAAATGAATCAAAAGAATCCTTTAAAGAATTTTTAAAATACCAAAAAACAAAGTATTATCCTAGCTCTTTAACATTGCATATGTATATGCTTTTTGCATCACATGTAGGTATAGGAACTAAGGAAATATATGATTTTTATAAATTATTAGCTCAAGATATACAAAGCTATCCAGATAGTGAAGGCTTAAAGGTATTTTGGGTTCATCTTTTGCCATATTATCAAGAAACTATGAAAGAATACTTTAACTTTAATCCTAAATATCAAATTCAATCTTATGATACAAATTTTGATTATATGGAAGAATTAGATATAGAACATCCGTTGGAAGCATTAGCAAAGAAATTAATTTTAAATATATATAATGGGTCTTTTGAAAGAAAGATTGAAGCAATAAAAAATGCAGTTGATGAACTTGATTCGCAGGCAGTTATTAATTTCTGTCATTGGGGTTGCAAACAGTCTGCCGGTGGAGTAATGCAGCTTAAACAAGCAATGAAAGAAAAAAATATTCCTATGCTTATTTTAGATGGAGATTGTATGGATAGGCGTAATTGTCATGATGGTCAATTAAAAACTAGGTTAGAAGCATTCTTAGAAATCTTAAAAAATACGGAGGTACAGAAATGA
- a CDS encoding Cof-type HAD-IIB family hydrolase yields MKYKLVCIDLDGTLLNSKRRISEASKKILKKAEELGIYIVITTGRTFLDAKDYSNLIGLNSPIIACTGAIVKEKHEPDVIYKSTIEEELSRKLLIILKKYNAKPIFNSLSKTYCGNLIVATIMRYLKFKGYVNRSVKIEFVKNSERWDEVFHSEKNNIVKCEIISRSRNKINSLRKELLNMNSIEITSSSNHNIEITTKGTSKGNAIKILADHYKIKKEEIIAIGDSENDLSAIEFAGMGIAMGNASDAVKEISNFITDTNDNDGVAKAIEKFIFSKY; encoded by the coding sequence ATGAAGTATAAACTAGTTTGTATTGATTTAGATGGAACTCTTTTAAATAGTAAACGTAGAATTAGTGAAGCTTCAAAAAAAATACTCAAAAAAGCTGAGGAGCTCGGAATATATATTGTAATAACCACGGGGAGAACTTTTCTTGACGCTAAGGACTATTCAAATTTAATAGGATTAAATTCACCTATTATTGCTTGTACTGGAGCTATTGTTAAAGAAAAACATGAACCTGATGTTATATATAAGAGTACTATAGAGGAAGAGTTAAGTAGAAAATTATTAATAATATTAAAGAAGTATAATGCAAAGCCAATTTTTAATTCATTAAGTAAAACATATTGTGGCAACTTAATAGTAGCTACTATAATGAGATATCTAAAATTCAAAGGTTATGTGAACAGATCAGTTAAAATAGAGTTTGTAAAAAATAGCGAAAGATGGGATGAAGTCTTTCATAGTGAGAAAAATAATATAGTAAAATGTGAGATTATAAGTAGAAGTAGGAATAAAATAAATAGCCTTAGAAAAGAATTATTAAATATGAATAGCATTGAAATTACAAGCTCATCTAATCATAACATTGAAATTACCACCAAAGGAACCTCAAAAGGAAATGCCATTAAAATACTTGCTGATCATTATAAAATAAAAAAAGAAGAGATAATAGCAATAGGTGATAGCGAAAATGATCTGTCGGCTATTGAATTTGCAGGTATGGGAATTGCAATGGGCAATGCAAGTGATGCTGTAAAAGAAATATCAAATTTTATAACTGATACAAATGATAACGATGGAGTAGCTAAGGCTATAGAAAAATTTATTTTTTCAAAATATTAA
- a CDS encoding tRNA-uridine aminocarboxypropyltransferase, protein MESEFKVKQVTKLYQSCNKCGIPMINCICSIAPKIKSKAKILILSTESEFYRPSNTARLLKLINQESTELILWERTKPPKKLIEYINSKKYETYILFPTENNALQKREFKDEISKKIPVFIILDGTWKEAAKILRKSDYLYKLPRISLNPTHKSEYELRRGASEGELCTIETAIEILKLNNEFKNAQVVKDTFDLFIKRFKAGANGVKLSN, encoded by the coding sequence ATGGAGTCTGAATTTAAAGTCAAGCAAGTTACAAAACTGTATCAGAGTTGTAATAAATGTGGAATACCAATGATAAATTGCATCTGTAGTATTGCGCCAAAGATAAAGTCTAAAGCAAAAATATTGATTTTATCAACGGAAAGCGAATTTTATAGACCTTCTAATACAGCAAGATTACTGAAATTAATTAATCAAGAATCAACGGAATTAATATTATGGGAGAGAACAAAGCCTCCTAAAAAATTAATTGAATATATTAATAGTAAAAAATATGAAACATATATATTGTTTCCTACAGAGAACAACGCTTTACAAAAAAGAGAATTTAAAGATGAAATTTCTAAAAAGATTCCAGTTTTTATAATTTTGGATGGTACATGGAAAGAAGCTGCTAAGATATTAAGAAAAAGTGATTATTTATATAAGTTACCAAGGATTTCATTAAATCCAACTCACAAGTCAGAATATGAGTTGAGAAGAGGAGCATCAGAAGGTGAATTGTGCACAATCGAAACAGCAATTGAAATCCTTAAATTAAACAATGAGTTTAAAAATGCACAAGTAGTTAAAGACACCTTTGATTTGTTTATAAAAAGGTTTAAAGCGGGAGCAAATGGAGTAAAGTTAAGCAATTGA
- a CDS encoding LysR substrate-binding domain-containing protein has product MYRISFQQIHYFLVMAEVLNFTEASKLLYISQPALSKQIQILEKELGVSLFIRNNQSVALTPSGKFLFEEWSCLEDKLNSSISNAKSLSHSCSGSLNIGSTETFECEESILEIVDSFRINYPNINVNLELYGFRSLREKLNSKELDIIFVPYFELASYKDIEFVHFQEVNIAIAVPTSNPLSKLDNVTIKDLTDQPFVVISSDESANGVETIKNTCRLNGFSPNIVKYTKNMNSLILAVKNGEGVTFCNNKIPVDKKIRLYEYQNPLNDSDIYAVWKKNNSKLELNFLKNELLKLNEN; this is encoded by the coding sequence ATGTATAGAATATCTTTTCAACAAATTCATTATTTCCTTGTAATGGCTGAAGTATTAAACTTCACTGAAGCTTCTAAATTACTATACATATCCCAACCAGCTCTCAGCAAACAAATACAAATATTAGAAAAAGAACTAGGAGTCTCCCTTTTTATACGTAATAATCAATCTGTGGCACTAACACCAAGTGGGAAATTTCTTTTCGAAGAATGGAGTTGTTTAGAAGACAAACTGAATTCATCTATTTCAAATGCAAAATCATTAAGCCATTCTTGTTCAGGTTCACTAAATATTGGTAGTACTGAGACCTTTGAATGTGAGGAGTCTATACTTGAAATAGTAGATTCATTTCGAATAAACTATCCTAATATAAACGTTAATTTAGAACTTTACGGCTTTAGAAGTTTACGCGAAAAGTTAAATTCGAAGGAATTAGATATAATATTCGTTCCATATTTTGAACTGGCTTCTTACAAAGATATTGAGTTTGTTCACTTTCAAGAAGTTAATATAGCAATTGCTGTTCCAACTTCTAATCCATTATCTAAATTGGATAACGTTACAATAAAAGATTTAACCGATCAGCCTTTTGTAGTAATTTCCTCTGATGAATCTGCAAATGGCGTTGAAACGATAAAAAACACTTGCCGACTAAATGGTTTTAGTCCAAATATAGTAAAGTATACCAAAAATATGAACTCATTAATTCTTGCCGTGAAAAATGGTGAAGGAGTTACTTTTTGCAACAATAAAATACCTGTTGATAAAAAAATACGCTTATATGAATATCAAAATCCTTTAAATGATTCAGATATTTATGCTGTTTGGAAAAAAAACAATTCCAAACTCGAATTAAATTTTTTAAAAAACGAATTATTAAAGCTTAATGAGAATTAA
- a CDS encoding methyl-accepting chemotaxis protein, which translates to MKWINNLKVGKKLTLLVVCSLIGLISVGIAGYYYLLDSSKNLDSMYNERLLSSEALNEGRIQEEAIIADIYRLMATSDNKENETLSKDINDRISEFNKNLDNYKKMKLDSFEIDKIKELEGNIAKFREGRTNVLKLAMDNKNEEAYSEFVKNVDKYAQAVLTNLSELGGHNRQTAEQIYNSNKISFSKAAIIFICITVMVAILIILLGILITKRITKRLNEIVAFVDELAKGDFAIFVNKESLEDKSEFGIVSNAIEKMRSTIHDLIKQIEDSSEQLVVSAEELNSSAEQSADASSLVASAVTNMADGADKQVSLANDTTQVVGNISEKIHNVSENTKSVSKLTEDAKTSANAGGEAVEKAIKQMELIEKKTDETAEIISELEEKSAMIGQIVDTINSISEQTNLLALNAAIESARAGEAGKGFSVVAEEIRKLAEQSQLATKEIAEIINEVQNKTSNAVTVMNENSKEVDNGAKVVNFAGTSFNEILKMIRKIAEQIREISESIADINNGTKASVNSVNNIQSISMKIADESQTISAAAEEQLASVEEIATSSKILAQMSEDLKDIIQKFKV; encoded by the coding sequence ATGAAATGGATTAACAATTTAAAAGTTGGTAAAAAGTTAACATTGCTGGTGGTATGTTCCCTAATTGGTCTGATTTCAGTAGGTATAGCTGGGTATTATTACTTACTGGATTCTAGTAAAAATCTTGATTCTATGTATAATGAAAGATTATTGTCTAGTGAAGCTTTGAATGAAGGAAGAATACAAGAAGAGGCTATTATAGCAGATATTTATCGACTTATGGCAACAAGTGATAATAAAGAAAATGAAACTTTGTCTAAAGATATAAATGATAGAATTAGTGAGTTTAATAAAAATTTGGATAATTATAAAAAAATGAAGTTAGATTCTTTTGAAATAGATAAAATTAAAGAATTAGAAGGAAATATAGCAAAGTTTAGGGAAGGTAGAACAAATGTCCTTAAATTAGCCATGGATAACAAAAATGAAGAAGCATATAGTGAATTTGTTAAAAATGTTGATAAATATGCTCAAGCAGTATTAACTAATTTATCAGAACTTGGTGGTCATAATAGGCAAACAGCAGAGCAAATTTATAATAGTAATAAAATAAGTTTTAGCAAAGCAGCGATAATATTCATTTGTATAACTGTTATGGTAGCAATATTGATAATTTTATTAGGAATATTAATAACAAAGCGAATTACTAAGAGGTTAAATGAAATCGTTGCATTTGTGGATGAATTAGCTAAAGGTGATTTTGCAATTTTTGTAAACAAAGAAAGTTTAGAGGATAAGAGTGAATTTGGAATTGTGTCTAATGCAATTGAAAAAATGAGAAGCACTATACATGATTTAATTAAACAGATAGAAGATTCATCAGAGCAGCTAGTTGTTTCAGCAGAAGAGTTAAATTCTAGTGCTGAACAATCAGCTGATGCATCAAGTCTTGTAGCTTCAGCAGTGACAAATATGGCTGATGGAGCTGATAAGCAAGTTTCCTTAGCAAACGATACTACTCAAGTAGTTGGAAATATATCTGAGAAAATACACAATGTATCTGAGAATACAAAATCAGTCTCAAAATTAACGGAAGATGCTAAAACTTCAGCTAATGCTGGTGGAGAAGCTGTAGAAAAAGCAATTAAACAAATGGAATTAATAGAGAAAAAGACAGATGAAACAGCAGAGATTATTAGCGAACTTGAAGAAAAATCAGCTATGATTGGACAGATTGTAGATACAATTAATAGTATTTCTGAACAAACAAACTTACTTGCGTTAAATGCTGCTATAGAATCTGCAAGAGCTGGAGAAGCTGGAAAAGGTTTTAGTGTGGTTGCAGAGGAAATTCGAAAACTTGCTGAACAATCACAGTTGGCCACAAAAGAAATAGCTGAAATTATTAATGAAGTTCAAAATAAAACAAGTAATGCTGTTACAGTAATGAATGAAAATTCAAAAGAAGTTGATAATGGTGCAAAAGTTGTTAATTTTGCTGGTACAAGCTTTAATGAAATACTTAAAATGATAAGAAAAATAGCAGAGCAGATTCGTGAAATCTCAGAATCTATAGCCGATATAAATAATGGAACTAAAGCTTCAGTTAATTCAGTAAACAATATTCAAAGTATAAGCATGAAAATAGCAGATGAATCACAAACTATATCAGCTGCAGCGGAAGAACAATTAGCTTCAGTTGAAGAGATAGCAACCTCTAGTAAAATTTTGGCACAAATGTCTGAAGATTTGAAAGATATTATTCAAAAATTTAAAGTATAA
- a CDS encoding FAD-dependent oxidoreductase has translation MKNIETDIIVVAGGLSGLAAAISAAENGAKVTIFEKSNTTGGAANMGMGPLGVGSSVQRNQMVALTPGEAFRKHMYFTHYRVDARMVRDYYFKSGDTIDWLIDMGVEFVGVSRAFGAPENTRAYSDGEFTWHVVKPEGGGAPGPRAATTMTKRMTEKAVELGVEILFETPVSKIIMKDGQAVGVIAKNKDGEEIEARAKSVILATGGFGDNPQMIKEETCYEFGKTIFNFAIPGMKGDGIKMAWEVGAGHTPCSMELMYQLPDNMNHFILDGAFRQPCLWVNRLGQRFMPEDQIANTTFTGNAITAQPGSVAYAIFDSKLLKKYKKRGPDIVSHVHPHDLFDHFDEQWEKDLEAGYEPIAQADTIEELAEKAGVDVAGLVAQVEEYNDMCAEGFDELFEKDRQYMQPIEKGPFYICRQNVGAYGSIGGVLINHKTEVMTGDYKVIPGLYAVGTDACNIFGDSYPFILSGNTMGFCLNSGRIAGENAAAKLSDF, from the coding sequence ATGAAAAATATTGAAACAGATATAATTGTAGTTGCTGGAGGACTTTCAGGGTTAGCAGCAGCTATTTCAGCAGCAGAAAATGGAGCAAAGGTGACAATCTTTGAAAAATCAAATACAACAGGTGGAGCTGCTAACATGGGAATGGGACCACTCGGCGTAGGGTCATCAGTTCAAAGAAATCAAATGGTAGCGCTTACTCCAGGAGAAGCTTTTAGAAAGCATATGTATTTTACTCATTACCGTGTAGATGCTCGTATGGTTCGTGATTATTATTTTAAATCAGGAGACACTATTGATTGGCTTATAGATATGGGAGTTGAATTTGTAGGCGTATCAAGAGCTTTTGGAGCTCCAGAAAATACAAGAGCATATTCAGATGGAGAGTTTACATGGCACGTTGTAAAGCCAGAAGGCGGTGGAGCACCAGGTCCTCGTGCAGCTACAACAATGACAAAGAGAATGACAGAAAAAGCTGTAGAATTAGGAGTAGAAATACTATTTGAAACACCTGTTAGTAAAATCATAATGAAAGATGGTCAAGCTGTTGGAGTAATAGCTAAAAATAAAGATGGGGAAGAAATTGAAGCAAGAGCTAAATCAGTTATCTTAGCTACTGGTGGATTTGGAGACAATCCTCAAATGATTAAAGAAGAGACATGCTATGAATTTGGAAAAACTATTTTCAATTTTGCTATCCCAGGAATGAAGGGTGATGGTATCAAAATGGCTTGGGAAGTAGGTGCAGGACATACACCATGTTCAATGGAATTAATGTATCAATTACCAGATAATATGAATCACTTCATCCTTGATGGGGCATTTCGTCAACCTTGTCTTTGGGTAAATAGACTAGGACAAAGATTTATGCCAGAAGATCAAATTGCAAATACAACCTTTACTGGAAATGCAATTACTGCACAACCTGGAAGCGTAGCATATGCAATATTTGATAGTAAACTTCTTAAGAAATATAAGAAAAGAGGACCAGATATAGTATCTCACGTACATCCACATGATTTATTTGATCATTTTGATGAACAATGGGAAAAGGATCTTGAAGCTGGATATGAACCAATAGCTCAAGCTGATACTATTGAAGAATTAGCTGAAAAAGCAGGTGTTGATGTAGCAGGTTTAGTAGCTCAGGTTGAAGAGTACAATGACATGTGTGCTGAAGGTTTCGATGAATTATTTGAAAAAGACAGACAATATATGCAACCAATTGAAAAAGGACCTTTCTATATCTGTCGTCAAAACGTTGGAGCTTATGGATCAATAGGTGGAGTTCTTATTAATCATAAGACAGAGGTTATGACAGGAGATTATAAAGTGATTCCTGGATTATATGCAGTAGGTACAGATGCATGTAACATTTTTGGAGATAGTTATCCATTTATATTATCAGGGAACACAATGGGCTTCTGCTTAAACAGTGGACGTATTGCAGGAGAAAATGCAGCAGCTAAATTAAGTGATTTTTAA